The genomic DNA CCGGCCGCGAGCGTCTCCCAGGCCCCCACCGGGTCGTCGTCGACGGGCGGACCGGACGGCAGGGAGACCCCGGCGCCGTCGTACAGGAAGGGCGGGAACCACTCGACCAGGTGGCGTACGACGTCGCGGGCGGTCCAGCCGGCGGGCGGAGCGGGCACGTCCCACGCCGTCGTGCCGCGGACGCGCTCGGTGAACGCGCCCGCGACACGGCGGTGCTCCTCGGCGGGGGAGCGGGTCATGCAGCACCCTCGGCGGCGAGCAGCTCGTCGAGCTTGTCGTAGCCCTCCTGGACGCCGACCTCCATACCGCTGGCCATCATCCCGGCCTGGGCCTCCATCGACTCCATGATCGACCTGGACACGATGCGGCAGCGCGTGCCGTCATCGAGCGGCTCGAACTCCATGATCTCCAGGGAGACCGCCTCGGGCATCTCCTCGAAGCCGAACGTCTGGACCAGCCGCTCACCGGGCACCGCCTGGTGGAAGCAGCCGTAGAAGTGGGCGAGCTCCTCGCCGTCGCGGGTGGCGGTGTAGCGGTAGCCGCCGCCGGTCGAGCAGTCCCAGCGCTCGATGTCCATGTCGACCGACCGCGGGCCCATCCACTGCTTGACCAGCTCGGGCTCGGCCCACGCGCGGTAGACCTTGGCGGGCGGGTGGTCGAACTCGCGGGTGATCGTGATGACCGGGATATCGGGGTCGGCCACGATCTGTGCTTCACGGCCGGTCGTCGTTGCGTTGCTCATGATGCTGCTCCTCGCTCGTCGGTGGCCGGGGTCGCCGGCCGTACGGATCCGTCGTCGTCCATGCGCTCCAGCAGGTCGTCGAGACGCGTGAAGCGCTCCTCGGCCTCCTTCTGGTAGCGGTCGATCCACTTCGTCATGAGGTCGAACACCTCCGCCTCGAGGTGACAGGGCCGCCGTTGGGCGTCCTTGCTGCGGCTGACCAGGCCGGCGCCCTCGAGCACCTTCAGGTGCTTGGAGACCGCCTGGACCGAGACGTCGTACGGCTCAGCGAGCTCGCCGACGGTGCGGTCCTGGGTGGCGAGGCGGGCGACCATGTCGCGCCTCGTCGGGTCGGCCAGGGCGGCGAACACCCTGGACAGCTGGTCTTCCACGGCCATCTCCTCAACTGTTTGGTTGAACACGAAGACCGTACGACGCATCGCGCGCCTTATTCAACCGTTTGGTTGAAGAAACTTTCAGTCGGTGCGTCCGCCGTGGATCTGGTGCGGCGCGGGGCCGGAGCCCGGGCCGAGCTCGCCGCGGCCCTCGGACTGCAGGTAGCCGTGGACGTTCTCGGCGACCTGCTCGACCGGGCGCGGCGGCAGGTAGGCGCGGGCGCCGGCGTCGATCAGCCGTCCGACCGGCCCGTTGACGTCGATGCCGAGCTCGGCGTCGAGGATCTCGGTGACGATCACCTGGGCGTCCGGGAACTGGCCCGCCAGCAGGCCGATCAGCTGCGGGCTCACCGGGTTGGTGAGCACGATGTCGGCCGTCTCTGGCGCTGAGCCGTAGTCGACGACGAGGTAGTCCGGCCCGAATGACGCGCTCAGCCGGGCGCGTGCCTCGTCGGACAGCTGCATGGTCGTGACGACCACGGTGACGTCGGACCGCTCGGCCCGCTCGGCGGCGTCACGATGCCGATCCAGCGGGATGACCGTCCCGGACACCACGTGCGGCTTGAACGTCAGCGTCCCGACCGGCTCGCCGGCGCGTACGACGGTGCCCTCGCCCTCGTCGATCATCGCCTCGAGCAGGGCGCGCGTGCGGGGGTCGAGGTCGACCAGGTCCAGCGGCTCGCGCCGTGTGCGTCGCGTGCGCATCACGGCGTCCGGCAATCGGCGCCGACGGTGGAGGTCACCCGGCCGACGCTAGCCGTATCGGCGCCCGATACGACTGCGAACGCGCCGGATCATCGTGACCGGGGCCACCGTCGTACACCTCACCGCCGTGGCGCAACGTCCCGGAAACGCACGACCACTAGGTTGCCTTGGGTGACCGGACACTTCGACGCCTACGAGCCGCGCCCTGCGACGTACGACGAGATGTTCGACGGCCACGAGGTCAGACCGAGCTACACGACGGTGCGTACCCAGGTCGATCGGCTCTCGCCCGAAGAGCTGCGTGCCCGATCGGACTACCTCTCCAGCTCCTACCTCGACCAGGGCGTGACGTTCGACATCGGTGGTGAGGAGCGACCGTTCCCGCTCGACATCGTGCCGCGGCTCATCGACTCGCAGTCCTGGCAGACCGTCGAAACCGGTGTCTCCCAACGGGTTCGGGCGCTCGAGGCCTTCCTCGCCGACATCTACGGCGAGGGTCAGGTCTTCCGTGACGGCGTCATCCCGCGTCGCGTCGTCACCAGCTCGCCGCACTTCCTGCGGCCCGCGATGGGCATCCGGCCGCCGGGTGGGGTGCGCGTGCACGTCGCCGGCATCGACCTGGTGCGCGACGACCAGGGCGAGTTCCGGGTGCTCGAGGACAACGTGCGCATCCCGAGCGGTGTCTCCTACGTCATGACCAACCGGCGCGCGCTGTCGGCAGCCCTGCCCGAGGTGTTCACCAACCACCGCATCCGCCCGGTCGCGCACTATCCCAACCGGCTGCTCGCGGCCTTGCGTGCGTGTGCTCCGACCGGCATCGCCGACCCGACGGTCGTCGTGCTCACCCCCGGCGTCTACAACCCGGCCTACTTCGAGCACGCCCTGCTCGCCCGGCTCATGGGCGTCCGCCTCGTCGAGGGCGGCGACCTGGTCGCTCAGGCGGGTCACGTCTACGTCCGTACGACGCACGGCCTGCACCCGGTGCACGTGATCTACCGCCGGGTCGACGACGACTTCCTGGACCCGGTGCACTTCCGCCGCGACTCGGTGCTCGGCGTCCCGGGACTGCTCAACGCCGCCCGCGTCGGCAACGTGACGATCGCCAACGCGGTCGGCAACGGCGTCGCCGACGACAAGCTCGTCTACACCTACCTGCCCGACCTGATCCGCTACTACCTCGCGCAGGAGCCCGTGCTGCGCAACATCGACACCTGGCGGATGGAGGACCCGGTCCACCGCGAGGAGGTCCTCGACCGTCTCGACGAGCTGGTGCTCAAGCCCGTCGACGGTGCAGGTGGCAAGGGCATCGTGATCGGCCCGCGGGCGACCAAGGACGAGATCGACCAGCTGCGCACCCGGCTGCTCGCCGACCCGCGCGGCTGGATCGCGCAGCCGGTCGTCCAGCTGTCGACCGTGCCGACCCACATCAACGGCACGATGGCGCCGCGCCACGTCGACCTGCGACCGTTCGCGGTGCACGACGGCGACAAGGTGTCGGTGCTGCCGGGCGGCCTCACCCGCGTCGCGCTGCCCGAGGGCGAGCTCATCGTCAACTCCAGCCAGGGTGGTGGGTCCAAGGACACCTGGGTGCTCGCGGCCGACGGACTCATGCCCGACATCGAGCCCGAGCAGGCGACCGAGGGTCCGTTCCACCCGACGATCAAGCCCGCCGCGCCCGTACAGCAGGAGCCCGGTGCCGCCGAGCCTGCCCAGTCGCAGCAGGAGCAGCAACAACGGTCCAGTGGCCGTTCGGCGCCACCCGGGAGACCTCGTACGACGGCCAATTCCGTTGGCAGCGAAGGAGACTCGGCATGCTGAGCCGCATCGCTGAAGCCCTGTTCTGGATCGGTCGCTACATCGAGCGGGCCGAGTGCACCTCACGCATCCTCGACGTCCAGCTGCAGGTGCTCACCGAGGACCCCACCATCGACCGCGAGGCCACCTGTCGTGCGCTGCTGGCGGCGATGGGTGTCACCTACGACGGCGACTACGACCAGCAGGCGGTGCTGCGGCTGCTGCTCCACGACCGTCAGTCGACCGCATCGGTCGTGTGGGCGATCGAGTCCGCGCGTGAGAGCGCCCGGCGTTCGCGTGAGGTCGTCTCCACCGAGATGTGGGAGGCCATCAACACGACCTACAACCAGATCGGCTCGGGCCGGCTGACGCGCATGCGGCCGGCCGACGCGTTCCGCATGGTGCGCGAGCGTTCGAGCATGATCGCCTCGCTGGCCGACGGCACGCTCAGCCACGACACCGGCTGGCAGTTCCTCGTGCTGGGCCGTTCGATCGAGCGCGTCGACATGACGGCCCGGCTGGTGCTGTCGACGACGTACAGCTCGGGCAGTGCTGCCTCGTGGCAGACCACACTGCGCTCGTGCGGCGCCCACCACGCGTTCACTCGCACCTATCGGGCGATCGAGTCGCCGCGCGCGGCCGCCGAGTTCCTGCTGCTGGACCGGCTGTTCCCGCGCTCGGTCGTCTTCGGGCTCACCCAGGCCGCCGCGTGCCTGGAGGTGCTCGACCCCCGGCAGCGGCGTATCGGCTTCGGCGGCGACGCGGCCCGCATCATCGGACAGGCGCAGGCCTCGCTCGACGCGAGCTCGTTGTCGGACCTGATGTCCGACCTGCCGCGGCAGATGGAGCGGCTGCAGCGCGTGTGCGTCGACGCCACCGACGCCGTGTCCAAGAGGTACTTCGAGGGTGCTGTGGCGCCCGAGTGGTTGGGAGGCACCCAGTGACCATGACCCTGCGTCTGCACCACCAGACGGGCTACACCTACAAGGGCGGCGCGACGGCGTCGTACAACGAGGCGCGCATGCAGCCTCAGTCCAACCCCGACCAGACCGTGCAGCACACCAAGGTCGACGTCAGCCCCAACCCGTGGACGATGTCGTGGACCGACTACTGGGGCACGCTCGTCACGTCGTTCGAGGTGCACGAGCGCCACCCCGAGCTGCTCGTCGACGCCACCAGCACGGTCACCGTCGACCGTCGCCCTGCCGAGAGCCTGCACCTGTCGTGGGACGAGATGGCCGACTCCGACGTCAGGGACACCTGGCTGGAGGTGCTCGGTGTGACCCCGCGTGTGGCGCCCGGTCCCGACTTCGACAAGGTGCTGTCCGAGATCCGCCGGCCTGCAGCAGCACCAGGCGATTTCGTCGCCCAGGTCGTCGACCGTCTGCGCCAGGAGGTCGAATATCTGCAAGGTCGTACGACAGTGCAGAGCCGCGCCGCCGAAGCGTGGGTTGGCCGGGCCGGTGTCTGCCAGGACATGGCGCACCTGACGATCGGGGCGCTGCGCTCGTACGGCATCCCGGCGCGCTACGTGTCCGGCTACATGCTCCCGGTCGCCGACGCCGAGATCGGCAGCACCCACGTCGGTGAGACGCACGCGTGGGTGCAGTGGTGGGACGGCGCCTGGGTGCCCCTCGACCCGACGCGTGGCCTGCCCCCGGACGACACCTACGTCGAGGTCGGCGTCGGGCGTGACTACAAGGACGTCGTACCCCTGTCCGGCATCTTCACCGGTTCACCCGGCTCGACGATGTTCACCCAGGTCGAGATCACCCGCCTGGCCTGACGCGGCGTACGCCGACGCCACGAGGACCCTGCCTGTCGCCGACCGGACCCGGAGCGCTGACGAGACCCCCGACATCCGACGGGGGTCTCGTCAGCCGACCGGATCCCGTCGCTCGGTCCGTGGACGACGGTGTGACGTACCGCGAGCGGGGGAGCGGCCGGTCCGAGGCGCGCCCGGGCGCCGGTCTAGCCTGTGGCCGAGCCCACAGGCCGCCGACCGTACGCCCTCCCCGACCCCGCAGGAGCCTCGATGTTCGACCCGTCCGCCGTGCTGCGACAAGGACTCCTCGGCCTGAGCCGAAGCAGCCAGGTCCGGGCCGTCATCGAGAAGGCGCCGGTCAGCCGTGACGTCGTACGCCGGTTCGTCGCCGGCGAGACCACGGCGGATGCCGTACGGGCCACGACAGAGCTGCGCGAGTCCGACCGGCTGGCGACGATCGACTTCCTCGGTGAGGACACGCTCGACGTCGCGCAGGCGCGAGCCACCACCGACGCCTACCTCGAGCTGTTGGCCGCTCTCGCCGACCAGCGGCTCTCGCTCGACGGCGCGGCCGAGGTCAGCGTCAAGCTCAGCGCGATCGGTCAAGCGCTGCCCGGCGACGGCGACAAGATCGCGCTCGACCACGCGCGCGAGATCTGTCAGGCCGCCCGCAACGCCGGCACCACGGTGACGCTCGACATGGAGGACCACACCACCACCGACGCCACGCTCGAGACCCTGCGCGAGCTGCGCCAGGACTTCCCGTGGGTCGGCGCGGTGCTGCAGGCCTACCTGCGTCGGACCGAGGCCGACTGCCGCGACCTCGCCACCGCCGGCAGCCGCGTGCGGTTGTGCAAGGGCGCCTACAAGGAGCCCGAGTCGGTGGCGTTCCAGGACTCGGTCGAGGTGGCGTCGTCGTACGTCCGGTGCGCCAAGGTGCTGCTCGAGGGCGACGGCTACCCGATGCTCGCGACGCACGACCCGCACCTGATCGAGATCGGCACCGCGCTCGCGGCCAAGGAGCTGCGGGCGCCGTCGACGTTCGAGTTCCAGATGCTCTACGGCATCCGCCCGCACGAGCAGGAGCGGCTGGCGGCCGACGGGCAGCAGGTGCGGGTCTACGTCCCGTACGGCGACCAGTGGTACGGCTATCTCATGCGGCGGATGGCCGAGCGCCCCGCCAACACGATGTTCTTCCTCAGAGCCGTCGCGACGAAGGGATGACCCATGGCTGAGACCGCCGAGCGCTCGCACGAGGTGCAGACCGGCAAGGTGGCGATCATCGGAGCCGGCGTGATGGGCGAGACGCTGGTGTCCGGTCTGCTGCGCGCGGGCCGCGACGCGGGCAGCCTCGTCGTCAGCGACCGCAGCCCCGAGCGCCTCGCCGCCGTCAAGGAGCAGTACGCCGTGCCGGTCGCCTCCGCGGCCGACGCGGCCGCGAGTGTCGACACGGTGGTCCTCGCCGTCAAGCCGCAGGACATGGACAAGGTGCTCGCCGTCGTGCGCGACCACCTCGCACCCGGCACGCTGGTCGTGTCGATCGCGGCCGGCATCACCACGGCGTTCCTGGAGGAGCGGCTGCCCGAGGGCACGCCGGTCGCGCGCGTCATGCCCAACACGCCCGCTCTGGTCGACGAGGGCATGGCCGCGGTCAGCCCGGGCTCCCACTGCGACGCCCACCACCTGTGGGTCGCGCAGGACCTGATGCGGTCCTGCGGCAAGGTGCTGTCCGTCGGTGAGGAGCACCAGGACGCCGTCACGGCGATCAGCGGCAGCGGACCGGCGTACATCTTCTACGTCGTCGAGGCGATGATCGAGGCCGGCGTGCTGCTCGGGCTGCCTCGTGCCACGGCGACCGAGCTGACGGTCCAGACGCTGTACGGCGCCGCGACCATGCTGAAGGAGACCGGCGAGCACCCGACCGTCCTGCGTGAGCGCGTGTCCAGCCCGGGCGGCACCACGGTCTCGGCTCTGCGTGAGCTGGAGGACCACAAGGTCCGCGCAGCCTTCCTGTCGGCGATGGAGGCGGCCGCGCGGCGTTCGGCCGAGCTGGCGTCGGGGCAGCGCTGACACGGTTCAACCTGTGGGGTGGCTGAGTAATGGGTGAACCTGCGCCCCGTGGCGCTGGGCCCGCGTGCGAGAGTGGATCCCATGACAGCGATCACGGTGCGTGCCCTCGGGGATGAGGACTGGCAGGTCTACCGCGACATCCGGCTGGCGGCGCTGAAGGAGTCCCCTGACGCGTTCGCGGCCAAGGTCGATCAGGAGCAGCAGCTCGACGAGACGTTCTGGCGCGAGCGGATGTCCCGTTCGCGTCGGCTGGTGGCGGAGAGCGAGGGTCTTCCGGTCGGCGTCGTCTCGGTCGGCGACGTCGTCGACACCGAGGACCTCGACGAGGACGGTGACACCGACGAGGTCGCCGCTGAGCTGTTCGGGCTCTGGGTGAGCCCCGAGCTGCGTGGCCAGGGCGTCGCCTGGAAGCTCGTCCAGGCCGGAGTCGAGCAGGCGCGCTCCGAGGACCGTGACCACGTCGTCTACTGGGTCGGCACCGACAACGGCCGCGCGGTCGCCTTCGCCAGCAGCTTCGGTTTCCGGCCCACCGACTCGCGCCGCCCGATGCGCCCCCAGGACGCCTCCGACGACGAGGACGACGACAACCTCGAGATGGCGATGGTCTTCCCCCTCGGTTCCGACCCGGGCGCCGTACCGAACTCGGACCCGTCCTGACCGCCCGTACGACGGGTCCCACGCGCACCCGCGTGATGTGGGACCCGAGGCTCACGGCGTACGACTTCGGGCGCGAGCACCCGATGAACCCCGTGCGCCTCGACCTCACCGCCCGGCTCGCAGACGAGCTGGGCGTCCTCGATGCTCCTGGCGTCGAGGTGGTCGCCCCGTCGTTGCCGCCTGAGGGTGACGCCTTCCTGGAGCGCGTCCACGACGTCGACTACATCCAGGCCGTACGCCGTTCGTCGGCCGACCCGTCGACCGCCGACCCGGCGTACGGCCTCGGCACGGAGGACGACCCCGCGTTCGCGGGCATGCACGACGTGTCGGCGCTGATCGCCGCCGCCTCGGTGGAGGCCTGCCGGGCGGTGTGGGAGCGCGAGGTCGACCACGCCGTCAACTTCGGCGGCGGGCTGCACCATGCGATGCCCGGCAACGCCTCCGGCTTCTGCGTCTACAACGACGCCGCGCTCGGCATCCAGTGGTTGCTCGACCACGGAGCCGAGCGCGTGGTCTACGTCGACATCGACGTCCACCACGGTGACGGTGTCGAGCGGGTGTTCTACGACGACCCGCGCGTGCTCACGATCTCACTGCACGAGAGCGGCCGAGTTCTGTTCCCTGGCACGGGTTTTCCCGGCGAGTGCGGTGGTGAGGGAGCCGAGGGCAGTGCCGTCAACGTCGCCCTCCCGGCCGGCACCGGTGACGCAGCCTGGTTGCGCGCGCTGCACGCCGTGGTGCCGGCGCTCGTCCGGGCCTTCGACCCCGAGGTGCTCGTGACCCAGCAGGGCTGCGACGGGCACTTCTCCGACCCGCTGGCCCACATGGCGCTGTCGGTCGACGCGATGCGCACCGCCTACACCACGCTGCACCGGCTCGCGCACGACGTCACCGACGGTCGATGGGTCGCGCTCGGCGGTGGCGGCTACGAGGTCATCGACGTCGTGCCGCGCGCCTGGACCCATCTGATGGCGGTCGCGGCGCATCGCCCGATCGATCTCGAGACACCGGTTCCGCAGGCATGGCGTGACCACGTCACGCGGCTGGCCGGTCGTCCCGGGCCGCCCCGCATGGGTGACGGCGTCTCCCAGGACGGGCTCGTCTGGTTCCGCTCGTGGGAGACCGGCTACGACCCCGAGAGCGCTGTCGACCGCGCGGTGATGGCCACGCGTGAAGCCGTCTTCCCGGCTCACGGTCTCGACGTCTGGCTCGACTAGACCGCCGACTTTTCTGCTCGACACGGCGTGTCGGGTGGACGACCTCGAGGTCAAGGGTTTCGCTACGCCCTTCTTTCGCTCTATCGTGCTTACCTCAGGCGCTGCACCCGTGCTCTCTGGTCCCGCATGTCCCAGAGGTCACGTCGGCGGCGCACACGCGAGCAGCGGAGAGGTCGGGGCTTCCATGGCAGACGAGCGCCAGGTCGGCGAGGTGCAGTTCATGACGGTTGCCGAGGTTGCGTCGCTGATGCGGGTCTCGAAGATGACGGTCTACCGGCTCGTGCACAACGGCGACCTGCCGGCTGTGCGCGTCGGACGGTCGTTCCGCGTGCCCGAGAAGGCTGTCCACGACTACCTGCAGACGTCCTTCATCGAGACCGCCTGAGCCTGCTCGGTTTGGGTGACGGGCGGCCCGGACGCTACGCTGACCCGGATTGGCTGTGCGTGCAGTGGCGCGACGCCATCGCACCACTGACCACTCTCGAGCATCAAAGGACGTGACGCATGGGTTCCGTCATCAAGAAGCGTCGCAAGCGCATGGCGAAGAAGAAGCACCGCAAGCTGCTGCGCAAGACGCGTCACCAGCGCCGCAACAAGAAGTGAGCGCTCGCGGGTCGGGCTGATCGAGCACCGTCCTGCTCACGTGAAGGCCCCTGGAGTGCCGTACGCCGGCCCAGGGGCCTTCGTCGTACCCGCGGCCGGGTGTGGGTGGGGTCACAGCGCACCGGACCGGTCGGCTGGTGGACGAGCCGTGAGTCGACGGGCTGAGCACCCTAGGATCGTCGTCGGGCACAGTCGGGACGCGAGGAGGTGCAGGGATGACCGCCAAGGTCGTGCTGGTCACCGGTGTCTCGCGCCTGGTCGGCGGTCGCACCGCGCGTGACCTCAGCCTCAGCGGCGCGGTCGACCGGGTCATCGCGGTCGACGCCGTCCCGCCGACGAGCTCGCTCGGCGACGCGCAGTTCGTCCGCGCCGATATCCGCAACCCGATCATCGGCAAGATCATCCGTCAGGAGCAGGTCGACACGGTCGTGCACCTGGGCGTGATCACGACGCCGCGGCACGTCGGCGGGCGCGTCTCCCAGAAGGAGATCAACGTCATCGGCACCATGCAGCTGCTCGCGGCCTGTCAGAAGGCCGAGTCACTGCAACGGCTCGTCGTCAAGTCCTCCAGCGCGGTCTACGGCGCCTCGCCGCGCGACCCGGCGATGTTCTCCGAGGACATGACGGCCCGCAAGGTGCCGACGGTC from Luteipulveratus halotolerans includes the following:
- a CDS encoding SRPBCC family protein, yielding MSNATTTGREAQIVADPDIPVITITREFDHPPAKVYRAWAEPELVKQWMGPRSVDMDIERWDCSTGGGYRYTATRDGEELAHFYGCFHQAVPGERLVQTFGFEEMPEAVSLEIMEFEPLDDGTRCRIVSRSIMESMEAQAGMMASGMEVGVQEGYDKLDELLAAEGAA
- a CDS encoding ArsR/SmtB family transcription factor is translated as MAVEDQLSRVFAALADPTRRDMVARLATQDRTVGELAEPYDVSVQAVSKHLKVLEGAGLVSRSKDAQRRPCHLEAEVFDLMTKWIDRYQKEAEERFTRLDDLLERMDDDGSVRPATPATDERGAAS
- a CDS encoding circularly permuted type 2 ATP-grasp protein, with protein sequence MFDGHEVRPSYTTVRTQVDRLSPEELRARSDYLSSSYLDQGVTFDIGGEERPFPLDIVPRLIDSQSWQTVETGVSQRVRALEAFLADIYGEGQVFRDGVIPRRVVTSSPHFLRPAMGIRPPGGVRVHVAGIDLVRDDQGEFRVLEDNVRIPSGVSYVMTNRRALSAALPEVFTNHRIRPVAHYPNRLLAALRACAPTGIADPTVVVLTPGVYNPAYFEHALLARLMGVRLVEGGDLVAQAGHVYVRTTHGLHPVHVIYRRVDDDFLDPVHFRRDSVLGVPGLLNAARVGNVTIANAVGNGVADDKLVYTYLPDLIRYYLAQEPVLRNIDTWRMEDPVHREEVLDRLDELVLKPVDGAGGKGIVIGPRATKDEIDQLRTRLLADPRGWIAQPVVQLSTVPTHINGTMAPRHVDLRPFAVHDGDKVSVLPGGLTRVALPEGELIVNSSQGGGSKDTWVLAADGLMPDIEPEQATEGPFHPTIKPAAPVQQEPGAAEPAQSQQEQQQRSSGRSAPPGRPRTTANSVGSEGDSAC
- a CDS encoding alpha-E domain-containing protein, whose product is MLSRIAEALFWIGRYIERAECTSRILDVQLQVLTEDPTIDREATCRALLAAMGVTYDGDYDQQAVLRLLLHDRQSTASVVWAIESARESARRSREVVSTEMWEAINTTYNQIGSGRLTRMRPADAFRMVRERSSMIASLADGTLSHDTGWQFLVLGRSIERVDMTARLVLSTTYSSGSAASWQTTLRSCGAHHAFTRTYRAIESPRAAAEFLLLDRLFPRSVVFGLTQAAACLEVLDPRQRRIGFGGDAARIIGQAQASLDASSLSDLMSDLPRQMERLQRVCVDATDAVSKRYFEGAVAPEWLGGTQ
- a CDS encoding transglutaminase family protein, yielding MTLRLHHQTGYTYKGGATASYNEARMQPQSNPDQTVQHTKVDVSPNPWTMSWTDYWGTLVTSFEVHERHPELLVDATSTVTVDRRPAESLHLSWDEMADSDVRDTWLEVLGVTPRVAPGPDFDKVLSEIRRPAAAPGDFVAQVVDRLRQEVEYLQGRTTVQSRAAEAWVGRAGVCQDMAHLTIGALRSYGIPARYVSGYMLPVADAEIGSTHVGETHAWVQWWDGAWVPLDPTRGLPPDDTYVEVGVGRDYKDVVPLSGIFTGSPGSTMFTQVEITRLA
- a CDS encoding proline dehydrogenase family protein, whose protein sequence is MFDPSAVLRQGLLGLSRSSQVRAVIEKAPVSRDVVRRFVAGETTADAVRATTELRESDRLATIDFLGEDTLDVAQARATTDAYLELLAALADQRLSLDGAAEVSVKLSAIGQALPGDGDKIALDHAREICQAARNAGTTVTLDMEDHTTTDATLETLRELRQDFPWVGAVLQAYLRRTEADCRDLATAGSRVRLCKGAYKEPESVAFQDSVEVASSYVRCAKVLLEGDGYPMLATHDPHLIEIGTALAAKELRAPSTFEFQMLYGIRPHEQERLAADGQQVRVYVPYGDQWYGYLMRRMAERPANTMFFLRAVATKG
- the proC gene encoding pyrroline-5-carboxylate reductase; translated protein: MAETAERSHEVQTGKVAIIGAGVMGETLVSGLLRAGRDAGSLVVSDRSPERLAAVKEQYAVPVASAADAAASVDTVVLAVKPQDMDKVLAVVRDHLAPGTLVVSIAAGITTAFLEERLPEGTPVARVMPNTPALVDEGMAAVSPGSHCDAHHLWVAQDLMRSCGKVLSVGEEHQDAVTAISGSGPAYIFYVVEAMIEAGVLLGLPRATATELTVQTLYGAATMLKETGEHPTVLRERVSSPGGTTVSALRELEDHKVRAAFLSAMEAAARRSAELASGQR
- a CDS encoding GNAT family N-acetyltransferase, whose protein sequence is MTAITVRALGDEDWQVYRDIRLAALKESPDAFAAKVDQEQQLDETFWRERMSRSRRLVAESEGLPVGVVSVGDVVDTEDLDEDGDTDEVAAELFGLWVSPELRGQGVAWKLVQAGVEQARSEDRDHVVYWVGTDNGRAVAFASSFGFRPTDSRRPMRPQDASDDEDDDNLEMAMVFPLGSDPGAVPNSDPS
- a CDS encoding acetoin utilization protein AcuC, with the translated sequence MWDPRLTAYDFGREHPMNPVRLDLTARLADELGVLDAPGVEVVAPSLPPEGDAFLERVHDVDYIQAVRRSSADPSTADPAYGLGTEDDPAFAGMHDVSALIAAASVEACRAVWEREVDHAVNFGGGLHHAMPGNASGFCVYNDAALGIQWLLDHGAERVVYVDIDVHHGDGVERVFYDDPRVLTISLHESGRVLFPGTGFPGECGGEGAEGSAVNVALPAGTGDAAWLRALHAVVPALVRAFDPEVLVTQQGCDGHFSDPLAHMALSVDAMRTAYTTLHRLAHDVTDGRWVALGGGGYEVIDVVPRAWTHLMAVAAHRPIDLETPVPQAWRDHVTRLAGRPGPPRMGDGVSQDGLVWFRSWETGYDPESAVDRAVMATREAVFPAHGLDVWLD
- a CDS encoding helix-turn-helix domain-containing protein is translated as MADERQVGEVQFMTVAEVASLMRVSKMTVYRLVHNGDLPAVRVGRSFRVPEKAVHDYLQTSFIETA
- a CDS encoding 30S ribosomal protein bS22 → MGSVIKKRRKRMAKKKHRKLLRKTRHQRRNKK